In Schistocerca serialis cubense isolate TAMUIC-IGC-003099 chromosome 3, iqSchSeri2.2, whole genome shotgun sequence, the following proteins share a genomic window:
- the LOC126470096 gene encoding uncharacterized protein K02A2.6-like, whose translation MCSSCMACAEQQSAPPRKVFAWPKATSPWQRLHIDFAGPFWNARWLVLVDAFSNFPFVVRMSSTTSTATIQALSAIFCMEGLPQTIVSDNGPQFMSAEFQSFCQANGIQHVTSALFSPQSNGAAERLVWTFKSQMLKLKESHSREDALLLFLSSYRSQPRDGRSPAELLHGCPHRTLMSLLHPPHQVPVQRQTPAFVPGDVVFYRNYRGSRRWLAGRILRCLGRAMYLVLGASGEVRRHLNQLRLCRRTGSAAPRLLSATVPSSQRPGDLSTGSPHPQVLPTMPSILPHGDAPPQPPPPVLPPAPPAFDASLQPPSASLGHALPIASQDQLFSAMDLLPALDHMTSSHVGYPDAMEVDPSAPPDSLRAHTPHVGVHPGLGFQAFPSSPRTEWPGAGGTASPVVRLPTSSHTSTWGPPHGGRKPYNTTVR comes from the coding sequence atgtgttcttcttgcatggcgtgtgccgaacaacaatccgcaccaccgcggaaagtctttgcatggccaaaggccacttccccttggcaacgcttgcacatagattttgctggtccattctggaatgctcgatggttggttctggtagatgccttcagtaattttccttttgttgttcggatgtcttccacgacgtcaactgccaccatccaagcgttgtctgctatcttttgcatggaaggtcttccgcagactattgtttccgacaatggcccacaattcatgtccgcagaatttcagtcattctgccaggccaatggtattcaacatgtgACTTCCGCgctgttttcgcctcagtcaaacggtgccgctgaacgattggtctggactttcaagtcacagatgttgaagttgaaagaatcgcattctcgggaggatgcattgttgctctttttgtcttcgtatcgctctcagccccgagatggtcgctcgccggctgagttgctccacggttgtcctcatcgaaccttgatgtctttgctgcatccgccgcatcaggttcctgtacagcggcagactcctgcttttgttccaggcgacgttgtattctatcgcaactatcgaggttcacggcgttggctcgcagggcgcattcttcgctgcctcggccgcgcgatgtatttggttttgggggcctctggtgaagtgcgtcggcatctcaatcagctgcgcctctgtcgtcgcacgggttctgccgctccccgtctgctttcagcgacggtgccgtccagtcagcgccctggggacctatctactggctcgcctcatccccaggtgttaccgacgatgccttccattttgccccatggcgacgcgccaccgcagccgccgccgcctgttctcccgccggcgccgcccgcattcgacgcttcgctgcagccgccaagcgcctccctgggtcacgcgctgccgatcgcttcccagGACCAGCTGttctccgccatggacctcttgcccgctttggaccacatgacgtcatcgcacgtcggataccccgacgcaatggaggtcgacccttcggcccctcctgactctttacgggcgcatacacctcatgttggcgtgcaccctggactaggttttcaggcgtttcctagctcccctcggaccgaatggccgggtgcgggtggcacagcctcgcctgttgttaggctccccacttcatcgcatacgtcaacatggggtcctccccacggcgggcggaagccttataatacgACCGTtcgctga